The Echeneis naucrates chromosome 8, fEcheNa1.1, whole genome shotgun sequence genome has a window encoding:
- the nsfa gene encoding vesicle-fusing ATPase, with translation MAARTMQAARCPTDELSLTNCAVVSEKDLQSGQHVTVKTTPNHKFVFTVKTHHTVTPGTIAFSLPQRKWAGLSIGQEVEVSNYNFDKSKQCIGAMTIEIDFLQKKSTDSSPYDSDKMAAEFIQQFNNQAFSVTQQLVFSFCDKLFGLVVKDIEAMDASILKGEPASGKKQQKIDSGLMVGNSQVIFEKAENSSLTLVGKAKTKEARQTIINPDWNFEKMGIGGLDKEFSDIFRRAFASRVFPPDIVEQMGCKHVKGILLFGPPGCGKTLMARQIGKMLNAREPKVVNGPEILNKYVGESEANIRKLFAEAEDEQKRLGANSGLHIIIFDELDAICKQRGTGASSTGVHDTVVNQLLSKIDGVEQLNNILVIGMTNRPDLIDDALMRPGRFEVKMEIGLPDEKGRVQILTIHTNKMRNFNLLAIDVNIKELAAETKNYSGAELEGLVRAAQSTAMNRHIKATSTVEVDMERAEKLQVTRADFMGSLNNDIKPAFGTNQEDYSSYIMNGIIKWGDPVTHVLDDGELLVQQTKNSDRTPLVAVLLEGPPHSGKTALAAKIAEDSQFPFIKICSPDKMIGHSEISKCQSIKKVFDDAYKSQLSCVVVDDIERLLDYVPIGPRFSNLVLQALLVLLKKAPPKGRKLLIIGTTSRKDVLQEMEMLDAFSTTIHIPNISTGEQLVDALELLGSFSDKERASIAQQLKGKRVWIGIKKLLVLIEMSLQMDQDYRVTKFLSLLRDEGA, from the exons ACCATGCAAGCGGCGCGATGCCCCACAGATGAGCTGTCGCTGACTAATTGTGCTGTGGTGAGCGAGAAGGATCTGCAGTCAGGACA ACATGTGACTGTGAAGACGACACCCAACCACaagtttgtgtttacagtcaAGACCCACCACACTGTGACACCTGGGACCATTGCCTTCAGCCTGCCgcag AGGAAATGGGCCGGTCTCTCCATTGGCCAGGAGGTGGAAG TGTCCAACTACAACTTTGATAAGTCTAAGCAGTGCATTGGCGCCATGACGATCGAAATCGACTTCCTGCAAAAGAAGAGCACCGACTCCTCTCCCTATGACTCGGACAAGATGGCAGCCGAATTCATCCAGCAGTTCAACAACCAGGCCTTCTCTGTTACCCAGCAG CTCGTGTTTAGTTTCTGTGACAAGCTGTTTGGCTTGGTGGTGAAGGACATCGAGGCCATGGATGCCAGCATCCTCAAAGGAGAGCCAGCCTCTggaaagaaacagcagaag ATCGACAGCGGGCTGATGGTGGGCAACAGCCAGGTGATTTTTGAGAAGGCAGAGAATTCTTCCCTCACACTTGTCG GAAAAGCAAAGACTAAGGAAGCTCGACAGACAATCATCAACCCAGACTGGAACTTTGAGAAAATGGGAATTGGAGGTCTAGACAAGgaattttctgacattttccgCAGAGCCTTCGCTTCCAGAGTCTTCCCCCCAGATATTGTGGAGCAGATGG GATGTAAGCACGTGAAGGGCATCCTGCTGTTTGGCCCCCCAGGCTGCGGTAAAACCCTGATGGCCAGGCAGATCGGCAAGATGCTCAACGCCCGTGAGCCGAAGGTTGTCAACGGTCCAGAGATCCTCAACAAGTATGTGGGAGAGTCTGAGGCCAACATCCGGAAACTGTTTGCTGAGGCAGAGGACGAGCAAAAAAGG CTGGGAGCCAACAGTGGCCTCCACATCATCATCTTTGATGAGCTGGACGCCATCTGCAAACAGAGAGGCACAGGAGCCAGCAGCACGGGCGTGCACGACACCGTGGTCAACCAGCTGCTGTCTAAGATTGATGGTGTGGAGCAACTCAACAACATCCTGGTCATCG GTATGACCAACAGACCTGACCTGATAGATGATGCCCTGATGAGGCCTGGAAGGTTTGAGGTCAAGATGGAGATTG GTCTGCCTGACGAGAAGGGTCGCGTCCAGATCCTGACTATTCACACCAACAAGATGCGAAACTTCAACCTTCTGGCTATTGATGTCAACATCAAGGAGCTGGCAGCTGAGACCAAGAATTACAGTGGTGCAGAACTGGAGGGGCTGGTCAGGGCCGCTCAGTCCACCGCCATGAACCGGCATATCAAG GCTACATCTACAGTGGAGGTGGACATGGAGAGGGCCGAGAAGCTCCAGGTCACCAGAGCTGACTTCATGGGCTCCCTCAACAATGATATTAAACCT GCGTTTGGTACAAACCAGGAGGATTACTCCAGCTACATCATGAACGGCATCATCAAATGGGGCGACCCTGTCACCCATGTGCTGGATGATGGAGAGCTGTTGGTGCAGCAGACCAAGAACAGTGACCGCACACCACTGGTGGCTGTGCTGTTGGAGG gtccACCCCACAGTGGAAAAACAGCCTTGGCAGCAAAGATTGCAGAGGACTCACAGTTCCCCTTCATTAAGATCTGCTCTCCAGACAAGATGATTGGACACTCAGAGATCTCCAAGTGCCAGTCAATCAAAAAG GTCTTTGATGATGCCTACAAGTCCCAGCTCAGCTGTGTGGTGGTGGATGACATTGAGCGTCTGCTGGACTACGTCCCTATCGGCCCTCGTTTCTCCAACTTGGTCCTTCAGgctctgctggtgctgctgaaGAAAGCTCCCCCCAAG GGTCGAAAGCTCCTCATCATCGGCACCACCAGCAGGAAGGACGTGCTGCAGGAGATGGAGATGTTGGACGCCTTCAGCACCACCATCCACATCCCCAACATCTCCACTGGGGAGCAGCTTGTCGACGCCTTAGAG CTTCTGGGCAGCTTCTCAGATAAAGAGCGAGCCAGCATCGCACAACAGCTCAAAGGAAAGAGAGTCTGGATCGGCATCAAGAAGCTCCTGGTGCTCATTGAGATGTCACTGCAG ATGGACCAGGATTATAGAGTCACCAAGTTCCTGTCCCTGCTTAGAGATGAGGGGGCGTGA